In Pyrus communis chromosome 1, drPyrComm1.1, whole genome shotgun sequence, the following are encoded in one genomic region:
- the LOC137724925 gene encoding uncharacterized protein: MAGIVDGMVGIEGIVVGNLGSGLAGIGVAFGRVGTVGRVGNGVEGRGGKVALGIVGSEGSGGNVVLGRDGIVGTTNAGGEAAAGVSKRWRAAWLMWMLESDSTTTKDKVKKSLGVAMVEFEELL; encoded by the exons ATGGCTGGAATTGTTGATGGAATGGTGGGAATTGAAGGGATTGTTGTTGGGAATTTGGGAAGTGGGTTGGCTGGCATTGGAG TGGCCTTTGGAAGAGTTGGGACAGTTGGTAGAGTAGGCAACGGGGTTGAGGGCAGGGGTGGCAAGGTGGCTTTAGGCATTGTTGGTAGTGAGGGCAGTGGAGGCAATGTAGTTTTGGGCAGAGATGGAATTGTAGGCACCACCAATGCTGGGGGAGAAGCCGCTGCTGGTGTGTCCAAAAGGTGGCGAGCAGCTTGGCTCATGTGGATGCTTGAGAGTGACAGCACCACCACCAAAGACAAAGTGAAGAAAAGTTTGGGAGTAGCCATGGTTGAGTTTGAGGAGCTGCTATAG